Within the Heliomicrobium undosum genome, the region CAGCACCGGCACCATGATTCGGGGCATTGAAATCATCGCCCGGGATCGGGATCCCCGTGATGTCTGGGCGCTTGTCCAACGTATCTGCGGCGTTTGCACCACCACCCATGCCCTTACCTCGATCCGGGCGGTGGAAGACGCCTTACAGATTCGCGTCCCGAAAAATGCCGAACTGATCAGAAAGATTATGTTGGCGGTCATCCATATTCACGATCACGTCGTTCACTTCTATCATCTCCATGCGCCGGATTGGGTTGACGTCCCCAACGCGCTGCAGGCTGATCCGATGCGGACAGCCGAATTGGCGCAGAGCATCTCCCGCTGGCCCAAGTCGACGGCCGGCTACTTCCGCGATGTGCAAGACAAATTGAAGGCTTTCGTGTCCAATGGTCAACTTGGCATCTTTGCCAACGCCTATTGGGGGCATCCCGCCTATAAACTGCCGCCAGAGGCCAACCTGATGGCTGTGGCTCACTACCTGGAAGCGCTCGACTGGCAGAAAGAGATCGTCAAAATCCACACCGTCTTCGGCGGCAAAAATCCGCATCCGAATTATCTGGTCGGCGGCATGGCCTCGGCCATCAACATCGACGGCGACAACGCGATCAATATTGAACGATTCAACCTTGTCAGCAAGCTCATCGACGAAGCCCTGGAATTTGTACTGGAGGTCTACCTGCCCGATCTGCTTGCCATTGCCTCGTTTTATAAAGATACGGCCGCCTATGGCGGCGGTTTGGGCAACTACCTTTGCTTCGGCGATTTTTCCACAGCCCCGAACAACGACCCTTCGGGATTTCTCCTGCCCCGAGGCGCCATTCTCAACAAAAACCTCTCAGAAGTGCTTGACGTCGATCCCCGTGATCCCCAACAGATCCTGGAGTACACGGATCATTCCTGGTACGAGAATTCGAAGAACGGTCTCCATCCCTGGGAAGGAGAGACTAGCCTCAAATACACCGGTCCGAAGACGCCCTATAAGACCCTGGATGAGACCGGCTCCTTCGATAAACCCTACTCCTGGGTCAAATCGCCCCGTTGGAAAGGGCATGCCATGGAAGTGGGGCCGCTGGCGCGGATGCTCGTGGGCTATGCTAAGAAAGATGCGCCTTCCCATGCCTTCATCAAGGACGAGATAGACAAGGCCCTTGGGGGTCTCGGTGTCGGCGTCGAGGCGCTCTTCTCCACACTGGGAAGGACGGCGGCTCGCGGCATCGAGTCGAAGCTCTGCGCCGTGTGGCTGAAGCAGTTTTTCAATGAATTGATCGCCAATGTCAAAGCGGGAGACCAGAAGACCTTTAATCAAGAAAAATGGGAACCCTCCACATGGCCGAAAGAGAGCAAGGGTGTGGGACTGACAGAAGCGCCCCGGGGCGCTTTGAGCCACTGGGTGCACATCAAAGACGGCAAGGTTGCCAACTATCAGTGTGTCGTGCCTAGCACATGGAACGCTTCTCCGAAGGATCTGAAAGGCCAACATGGCGCCTATGAGGCCTCTCTGCTGGGTGTTCCCATGGCCAAGGCAGACCAGCCTGTGGAATTGTTGCGGACGATTCACTCCTTTGATCCTTGTCTTGCTTGCGCCGCCCACATCATCGATACGGAAACCCAGCAAACGACAAAGGTGGAAATCCTGCGCTAAGGAGGGGAGTGGCATGAGGGATACGAAAAACCTCAAATGCCTGAACACGGTGTACGTGTGGGAATTGCCGGTGCGCATCTATCATTGGATAAATGCCCTTTGTATCGTCCTGTTGATGGTGTCGGGCCTCTATATCGGCAACCCGATGCTCCGGCCGGCCGTGGTTACCGGTGAAGCGGCCACCCACTTTTTCATGGGTTATGCCTTCGTGATCCACATCGCTGCCGGCTACGTCTTCATCGCCAACTACCTGTTCCGCCTCTATTGGGCCTTCGTTGGCAACGAGTATGCCCGCAGCCACCACTGGCCCTGGCAA harbors:
- a CDS encoding nickel-dependent hydrogenase large subunit translates to MAERIVVDPITRIEGHLRVEAKVEGGKIIDAASTGTMIRGIEIIARDRDPRDVWALVQRICGVCTTTHALTSIRAVEDALQIRVPKNAELIRKIMLAVIHIHDHVVHFYHLHAPDWVDVPNALQADPMRTAELAQSISRWPKSTAGYFRDVQDKLKAFVSNGQLGIFANAYWGHPAYKLPPEANLMAVAHYLEALDWQKEIVKIHTVFGGKNPHPNYLVGGMASAINIDGDNAINIERFNLVSKLIDEALEFVLEVYLPDLLAIASFYKDTAAYGGGLGNYLCFGDFSTAPNNDPSGFLLPRGAILNKNLSEVLDVDPRDPQQILEYTDHSWYENSKNGLHPWEGETSLKYTGPKTPYKTLDETGSFDKPYSWVKSPRWKGHAMEVGPLARMLVGYAKKDAPSHAFIKDEIDKALGGLGVGVEALFSTLGRTAARGIESKLCAVWLKQFFNELIANVKAGDQKTFNQEKWEPSTWPKESKGVGLTEAPRGALSHWVHIKDGKVANYQCVVPSTWNASPKDLKGQHGAYEASLLGVPMAKADQPVELLRTIHSFDPCLACAAHIIDTETQQTTKVEILR